A window of Mucilaginibacter sp. PAMC 26640 contains these coding sequences:
- a CDS encoding biotin carboxylase, translating to MAEIDHARLVIGVTGLNAIENPGPGLSVIRALREGFSNVRIIGLSYESLEPGIYLHNLVDKTYQIPYPSAGSEALAQRLQFIQGKENMSVLIPNFDAELHNFIKISAALRVMGIQTCLPSHKQLNACSKPNLAAFGNQHNLYVPETRTILKADDLHIAGEELNYPMVVKGKFYEAEVVHNSVQAVNAFYRLSAKWGTPIMAQQFIKGTEINVAGLADGKGTIISAVPMRKLYITDKGKAWAGITIADEKLIAIAQQFAAGSGWNGGFELELMQDKKGKLFIMEINPRFPAWVYLTAAAGQNQPVALTKMALGENVEPFLAYSVGKMFIRYAWDHVADVSEFQQFSAFGEL from the coding sequence ATGGCAGAAATAGATCATGCCCGTTTGGTAATAGGCGTAACCGGCCTAAACGCTATTGAAAATCCCGGGCCAGGGTTGTCGGTTATTCGTGCCTTGCGGGAAGGGTTTTCAAATGTGCGCATTATCGGTTTGTCATACGAGTCGCTTGAGCCGGGCATTTACCTGCATAACCTGGTTGACAAAACCTACCAGATCCCGTATCCATCCGCAGGTTCGGAGGCATTGGCACAACGCCTGCAATTTATCCAGGGCAAAGAAAATATGAGCGTGCTGATCCCCAATTTTGACGCGGAACTGCACAATTTCATCAAGATCAGTGCGGCATTGCGTGTCATGGGGATTCAAACCTGCCTGCCTTCGCATAAGCAGTTAAATGCCTGCAGCAAACCAAACCTTGCTGCCTTTGGAAACCAACACAATTTATACGTGCCCGAAACCAGGACTATTTTAAAAGCTGATGATTTACATATTGCAGGAGAAGAACTAAACTACCCAATGGTGGTTAAAGGTAAATTTTACGAGGCGGAGGTAGTTCATAATTCCGTTCAGGCTGTCAATGCATTTTACCGGCTCAGTGCAAAATGGGGTACACCTATTATGGCCCAGCAGTTTATAAAGGGTACAGAGATCAATGTAGCCGGGTTGGCGGATGGAAAAGGTACCATCATCAGTGCAGTGCCAATGCGCAAATTATACATCACCGATAAAGGCAAAGCCTGGGCGGGTATTACTATTGCGGATGAAAAATTAATAGCAATAGCCCAACAGTTTGCAGCAGGCTCCGGTTGGAACGGCGGTTTCGAATTGGAATTGATGCAGGATAAAAAAGGGAAGTTATTTATTATGGAGATCAACCCAAGATTTCCGGCTTGGGTGTACCTAACGGCCGCCGCGGGGCAAAACCAGCCGGTAGCTTTAACAAAAATGGCCCTGGGCGAAAACGTGGAACCGTTCCTAGCTTATTCCGTCGGTAAAATGTTCATTAGATATGCCTGGGATCACGTGGCCGATGTGAGCGAGTTTCAGCAGTTTTCGGCCTTTGGGGAATTGTAA
- a CDS encoding DNA-binding response regulator yields MKLKCVAIDDEPLALDLLEAYISRFPYLQLLSTFEDAVSGAEYLKSNRADLLFVDINMPDITGIDLVRALASKPMVIFTTAYKNFAFEGFELEALDYLLKPIDITRFTKAVEKALEFYNFKNNTSPEAADESFYVYSEYRMVKINVAEIEYLESMEDYIKIHLTGQPKPVLTLMSLKKALEKLPVDKFKRIHRSYIIAVNKVKSIHNRKLKLADNELPIGESYTDTIRTWAKNF; encoded by the coding sequence ATTAAATTGAAATGCGTTGCAATTGATGATGAACCCCTGGCGCTAGACTTGTTGGAGGCCTACATATCCCGTTTTCCCTATCTGCAGTTACTAAGCACTTTTGAAGATGCTGTAAGCGGAGCCGAATACCTTAAAAGCAACCGGGCGGATCTGCTATTTGTGGATATCAATATGCCCGACATTACCGGGATTGATCTGGTTCGGGCCCTAGCCAGCAAGCCTATGGTTATTTTTACCACTGCCTATAAAAACTTTGCGTTTGAAGGCTTTGAACTGGAAGCGTTAGACTATCTGCTTAAGCCGATAGATATTACCCGATTTACAAAGGCTGTTGAGAAAGCATTAGAGTTTTATAATTTCAAAAACAATACCAGCCCCGAGGCTGCTGATGAAAGCTTTTATGTGTACTCCGAGTACCGTATGGTTAAGATCAACGTGGCCGAAATAGAATACCTGGAAAGTATGGAAGACTATATCAAAATCCATTTAACAGGCCAGCCAAAACCGGTGCTTACTTTGATGTCGCTTAAAAAAGCGCTGGAGAAGTTACCGGTAGATAAATTCAAACGGATTCACCGGAGCTATATCATTGCCGTTAACAAAGTTAAATCAATTCATAACCGTAAGTTAAAGCTGGCAGATAACGAGTTGCCTATAGGCGAAAGTTATACCGATACCATTCGCACCTGGGCTAAAAACTTTTAG
- a CDS encoding diaminopimelate decarboxylase — translation MTQKLKYERPFIKKMNTGLMNKFGTQNESEPVRDIDGVLIKSLIAEFGSPLFVLSEKQIRRNYRSAVRAFKTCYPKVQFAWSYKTNYLNAVCNVFHREGSWAEVVSGFEYHKALNNGVAGEHIIFNGPQKSREDLLLAIENNSMIHIDHFDELYMLISLCAEVKKKPRVAVRVNMDTGVYPIWDRFGFNYENGQAWSAITKIVSSGKMELVGLHCHIGTFMLATSAYGVAAAKMGELAIRCKSALNNPISYLDLGGGFPSTNTLKGAYLPGVDTVPSIDDFAEVIATKLLNCGFEPDELPLLILESGRALIDDAGYLLGSVIANKRLSDGRRAVIMDFGVNTLFTSLWYDHKISPAQEASQHSDNVVLYGPLCMNIDMIRESVNLPLMEPGDHLVVHKVGAYNMTQWMQFISLRPAVVMIDEDRRVHLIRKAETLQYMELPEVLPTHLQQVKNL, via the coding sequence ATGACGCAAAAACTTAAATATGAACGGCCCTTTATCAAAAAGATGAACACCGGTCTGATGAATAAGTTCGGTACACAAAATGAATCGGAACCAGTAAGGGATATCGACGGAGTTTTGATAAAAAGTTTGATAGCCGAATTTGGTTCGCCTTTGTTTGTATTATCGGAGAAACAGATCAGGCGCAATTATCGCTCAGCGGTTAGGGCGTTTAAAACCTGTTACCCAAAAGTGCAGTTTGCATGGAGCTATAAAACCAACTACCTCAATGCCGTTTGCAACGTTTTTCACCGGGAAGGCAGCTGGGCCGAGGTAGTATCAGGGTTTGAATATCACAAAGCATTAAATAATGGCGTAGCGGGCGAGCATATCATTTTCAACGGCCCGCAGAAAAGCAGGGAAGACCTGTTGCTGGCTATCGAGAATAACTCAATGATCCACATCGATCATTTTGATGAGTTGTATATGCTGATCTCGCTTTGCGCGGAAGTGAAAAAGAAACCCCGAGTTGCCGTTCGCGTTAATATGGATACCGGCGTTTACCCTATATGGGATCGGTTTGGTTTTAATTATGAAAATGGGCAGGCTTGGAGCGCTATCACTAAAATTGTAAGTTCCGGCAAAATGGAACTCGTAGGCCTGCATTGCCATATTGGAACTTTCATGCTAGCTACATCGGCATACGGCGTTGCTGCGGCAAAAATGGGCGAACTGGCAATCCGTTGTAAGTCGGCATTAAACAATCCGATATCATATCTGGACCTGGGTGGTGGCTTTCCATCAACCAATACTTTAAAAGGAGCTTACCTGCCGGGAGTGGATACGGTGCCATCGATAGACGATTTTGCAGAGGTGATTGCTACAAAACTCCTTAATTGTGGGTTTGAGCCGGATGAGCTACCCTTACTGATCCTGGAAAGCGGCCGCGCACTGATTGATGATGCAGGTTATCTATTGGGCAGTGTTATCGCCAATAAACGACTGAGCGACGGCCGCCGGGCCGTTATAATGGATTTTGGCGTAAACACCCTGTTTACATCGCTGTGGTACGATCATAAGATCAGTCCGGCGCAGGAAGCATCGCAGCATAGCGATAATGTGGTACTTTACGGCCCCCTTTGTATGAATATCGATATGATCAGAGAGAGTGTAAATCTGCCGTTGATGGAGCCGGGTGATCATTTAGTAGTTCATAAAGTAGGCGCCTACAACATGACCCAGTGGATGCAATTTATAAGCCTGAGGCCGGCTGTTGTGATGATTGATGAAGATCGGCGGGTTCACCTGATCAGAAAAGCCGAGACACTCCAATACATGGAGCTGCCGGAAGTTCTGCCAACGCATTTGCAACAAGTCAAAAACCTTTAG